In Pseudomonadota bacterium, a single genomic region encodes these proteins:
- a CDS encoding acyl-CoA dehydrogenase codes for FWGGMGYMWEASVSRLYRDGRLASIGGGADEVMLSIICKLDGLAGR; via the coding sequence TTTTGGGGTGGCATGGGATACATGTGGGAAGCCAGCGTCAGCCGCCTGTATCGTGATGGCAGGCTCGCCTCCATAGGTGGGGGTGCGGACGAAGTCATGCTCTCGATCATCTGCAAGCTCGATGGGCTTGCCGGCCGATGA